DNA from Flavobacteriales bacterium:
CTCGGCTGCGGTGCTTGGCGCCCACCAGTTCCATCCAGAGCATGCCTGCGGGCATCGCTGACAGGTCGACCATCCCCTCCATGGCCCATGATCCTGGCTGCGTCAGCAGAACCCGGCCCGTGGCATCGCGCACGATGATGCGCTCCACCGGATGATCGGCCCGGTAGTGCACTGCGCCCAAGGTGGGCATAGGAGCCACCATGGCTCTGGGCAGATGGTCCGCATCGAGGCCCATGGAAGGGTCGACGACGATGAACTGCAGCATCATCATGTTGTCCTCGTGAAGCAGGTTGTGGCAGTGGTACATGAACGGCCAGCCCTCGGTCGCCTCACCGAACCGCATGATGAGCTTCACGTCCTCGAAGCGGTCTACGAGCACCACATCCTTCGGTCCGCGATCCCATGGGGCTGGCGGCTGTCCGTTGCGCTCCAGGATGAAGAAGGAGACGCCGTGGATGTGCATGGGGTGGGCCATGTTCGAATTGTTCACGATGTGCCACACCTCGGTGCTCCCGAGCTGCATGGTGTCATTGACCACATCGAGGTCGAACATCAACCCGTTGATCATGAACATGCCCATGCCCACCATGCCCATGCCGGTGAGCGTCTTGGTGCGTGTGCGGATGCTTGTCGCCTCATCCGGGACCGGATGCGCCACGAGGGTGGCGGGTACGACGGTGACCGGATCAGGGGTTGGTGCGGTGACGCGGATGCGCAGAACCGGGAAGGCCACGCCGTTGAGGATGCTGCTCTCCCAAACCATGTTCCCCGATCCGGGAACGGTGCTGGGGAGCTCGTTCCCGTAGCTCATCAGCAACAGACTGTCGCCTTCCAGCCCGGTGAGGTCGAGGAGCACCTCCGCGCGTTCGCCGTTGCTCAGCCAGAGCCGGTCCGTGACCTCCGGTGCTGGCAGCAGCCCGCCATCCCCGGCGATGACCTGGAAGGGCCGGCCATCATCGAACCCCAGCGCATAGATGCGCGCGTTGGAGCCATTCAGGAGACGCAGCCTTACCACTTGCGCCGGGCATTCGAGATAGGCATTCGGGGTGCCGTTCACCAGCACCGAATCGCCGAAGGGATAGAAGGCGAAGTCGCCATTGGCGAGGAACTTCCGGTCCTGGATCACTACGGGGAAGTCATCCACGCCATAAGCGCGGGGCAGCGCCAGCTGCGCCTCTTCCTCGTCGCGTACGATGATGAAGCCGGCCACGCCGAAGTTGGCCTGCTCGGCCGTGAGCTCATGCGGGTGGGGGTGGTACCAGTAGGTGGCCGCCGGATTCTTCACGGGGAACTCGGCCATCCAGCTCTCGCCAGGCGCGATGATCCGCTGAGGCCCGCCATCCATCTCCCCCGGCACATGCATGCCATGCCAATGCATGCTGGTGACCTGTGCGAGCTGGTTGTGTATTGCGATGCGCGCCGTGTCGCCCTGCTGCAGGATCAGGGTTGGGCCGAGGTACTCCGCGCTGGCCCCGTAGGTGGAGGTGGTGATTCCCGGGTAGAACTGGTGCGCATGCTCATCCACCACGAGATGGAACGTGTCGAGCATGAGCACTGGCGGAACAGCCATGGGTTGCATGCCTTGGCCAAGGACCAGGGCAGGGAAGAGGAGGCAGGCGATGGCGAGCTGGCGCATGGGAAGGCGATGATCCCGCGAAGCAAACCCGGGCGCGCACAGGGCGGACTGACGGGCGTCAGCGCAGGCGAAGCGGCTTCCGGGGGTCGAAGCCCTCCGTCAGGTCCTGGATGCTCGTCCCTTCGAGCATCCGCTGAAGGTCCTCGCGCACGGCGATGAAGCGGTCGTGCAGCGGGCATGGGTTCCGGTTCGAGCACTCCTTCAACCCCAGTGCACAGCCTTTGTACACCGAATCGTCGTCGATCGCCTTCACGATGTCGCTGAGCTTCACCTTGCGCGCGAGCGCCGGGCCGAGCTCATATCCTCCGCCAGGGCCCTTCAGGGAATGGAGCAGGCGGGCACGCGCCAGCTTCTGCAGGATCTTGGCTGCGAAGGCAGGCGGGGTGCCCGTGCCCTTGGCCACATCCTGCACCGTCAAGCGGCCCCCGTCCGCGCTGCCGGCGGCGATGAGCACCATGGCGCGGAAGGCATATTCGCAGGCTTTGCTGAACACGGCGGCGAAAGTAGAGGGCGGCGGCCATGCCCGGCTGCCGTTCGTCACAGCTCCCTTGATGCGCATCAGCCATGGCTTCCGGCAGAGGCTTTACATTCACGCCCCATTACCCCAGTCATGCGCATCACCAAGAACTCCGTCGTCTCCTTTCATTACACCCTCAACGACAGCGAAGGCAAGCTGCTGGATACCAGCGCTGGCCGTGACGCATTCGCGTACCTGCATGGCGGCGGCATGATCGTGCCCGGCTTGGAGGAGCAGCTGGAGGGCAAGGCGAAGGGTGACTCCATGCGGGTGGAAGTGGAGCCGGCCAAAGGCTATGGCGAGGTGGACCCCCAGTTGGTCCAGCGTGTGCCGCTCGATCGTTTCGGCGGCCAGCCCGTGGAGGAGGGCATGCAGTTCCAGACCCCGGACAACCGTGTATGGAGCGTGCTGGAGGTCAAGGATGACCAGGTGGTGCTCAATGGCAATCACCCGCTGGCCGGCGTCACGCTGCATTTCAGCGTGGAGGTCACCGATGTGCGCGAGGCCACGGCGGATGAGATCAGCCATGGCCATGTGCACGGGCCGGGCGGTCATCAACACTGAGGCCGATGCGGGCCGAGCTGCTCCTAGGCTGGGCATGCTGCACGGCGGGGGGCTCCGCTGCCCAAGTGCCGTTCGCGCATAACGACAGCATCTTTCTCCTGCGGACCTTCCGCGAAGGCTACCACGCCGTATTCATCGCGCAGCCGCAGGACTCCGTCTGGGCGCATAGGACCGCTGGCCCTGTGGGTGACGTGACCCGCCATGCATACGTCCGATCGCAGGTGCGCATGCTCGATGAGCTGGGTATCCGGCCGTTAGCTGGTGCGGCGGGCAGCGGGCGATGGACCGATTGGGTCCCGGTGCAGCGCCTGAATGGCGCCTACTGCCTCTACGCGCCCAGTGATTGGAGCAATCACCGGCGGGCCCAGGTGCACGGAACATGGTTGGTTACCAGCGAGATGGATGGTCCGATGGTGCATGCCATCACGGGGGCGTCCGTCCCAGCGGATACAGCGCGCATCCTCGCGCACTACCGGTGCGTCTCGCTGGTGAGCCATGCCATGGACCCCGGTGATCCCGTGCGGGACCTGCTCATCCACCGCCTGGAGGATGGCGCCGGCGTGTGCCTCTGGGAGTTCCGTGACAGCACCGGCGACAGCACCTACGCGTTGATGGCACCGATGCATGCGGCTCGGGCCTTGCCGGTGGTGGTGAACCACTCGCCCTCGCGCAAGGCGCCGGAATTCCCGTTCGAGGAGCCGGGTCCGCATCTGCTCCGGCGCTGAGCCGGATCGGCCGCCTGCGTTTCTTCGTGGCGCGGCATGCTCTTCAATTCGTTCGCATTCGGGGTCTTCCTGCCCGCGGCATTCGCCCTCTACTGGTGGGTGTTCCGCGGCATCCGCGCGCAGAATGCCTTCATCCTGGCGGCGAGCTGGCTGTTCTATGCATGGTGGGATTGGCGCTTCCTGGGGCTGCTCATCGTGAGCACCGCGGCCGACTACGGCATCGGGTTGCGGATCGGGGCCACCGATGACAACCGGCGCCGGAGGTGGTGGTTATGGGCCAGCATCGCCATCAACATCGGGCTGCTCGGCTGCTTCAAGTACCTCGGGTTCTTCGTGAATAGCGCAGCGGAGCTGCTCCGCGCGCTCGGGTTCGAGCCGCACCTGCCCGTCCTCCGCATCGTGCTGCCCGTGGGCATCAGTTTCTACACGTTCCAGACCCTGAGCTATACCATCGATATCCACCGCAGGCAACTGGCTCCTACGCGCGACTTCATCGCCTTCGCGGGATTCGTCTCCTTCTTCCCGCAGTTGGTGGCCGGGCCCATCGAGCGGGCGCGCGACCTCCTGCCCCAGTTCCATCGGCCACGGGCCTTCGACCGGGCGGATGCCGCGGATGGCCTTCGGCAGATGCTCTGGGGCTTCTTCAAGAAGATCGCCGTGGCCGATCAGCTCGGTGCCATGGCCGATGTGGTCTTCACCCTCGATCCGCGCACGGCCAGCGGGGTCACCCTCTTCTTCGGCGCGCTGGCCTTCTCCTTCCAGATCTACGCCGATTTCAGCGGCTACAGCGACATCGCCATCGGGTGCGCAAGGCTCTTCGGCTTCCGGCTCAGCCGCAACTTCGCCTATCCCTATTTCAGCAGGAGCATCGGCGAGTTCTGGCGGCGGTGGCACATCAGCCTGAGCAGCTGGCTGCGCGACTATGTGTACCTGCCGCTCGGCGGATGGCGCGGGAAGGCGGGCCGGTTGCGCAACATCCTCATCACATTCGGCACCAGCGGCCTCTGGCATGGCGCCGCGTGGACCTTCGTCGGCTGGGGGCTGCTGCACGGGCTCTATTACCTGCCGGAGGTGCTCGCCGGCCGGCGTGAGCGACCCTCCGAGGCGCCCACCTGGAGGGATCTTCCCCGCATGGTGCCGGTCTTCGGCCTGGTGATGGCCGCCTGGGTCCTGTTCCGGGCGCAATCCATCGAGCTTGCCGGCTCGCACCTCTACCGCATTTTCGCCAATGCGCGGCTCAGGCCTTACGATATCGTCCCATGGATCACCGCAGGCGTGTGGTGGCTGGTGGCGCTCATGCTGGCGGCGGAGTGGCGCTCGCGGCGTGATGCGCATGCGCTGGAGCGGATGCCCCGCACCATGGCGGTGCGCTGGCTGATCTACGTCGTCCTCATCCTGGTGATACTGCTCCGCATGGAGCTCTATGCTGAACATGCCTTCATCTACTTCCGCTTCTGAGGCGCTGCGGTTCGCCATCCGGGCATCGGCCTGCGCGGGCCTGATCGCTCTGCTCGCAGCAGCCGCCATGCAGTGGGGGCCGCCTGCGGCCCCCTCGAATTACATGCGCGCCACCGTGCTGAAGAACAACCGGCTGCTGCGCGCCGGCTCCCCCAAGGTGATCCTCATCGGCGGCAGCAACCTCGCCTTCGGTGTGGATAGTGATCGGCTCGGTGAGGCGCTCTGCCGACCGGTGGTCAACATGGGACTTACCGCCGTGCTTGGCTTCCGTTTCATTGTCGAGGAGGCCGATCAGGCCATCGGTGAGGGCGACCTCGTCATCGTGGCCGTGGAGCAGAGCTCCTACGAATGCGCCGATCCCGACCTCGATGCGCTCGCCACGGTGCTCGACTACCGCCGGGAGTCCTTCGCGCTGATTCCTCCCGCACGGCGGCCGCGCCTCTGGCTGAGCCTAGGCGTGCTGCACCTGCAGTCGCTTGCCGAGCACGCCTGGCACTGGGTCGCAATGGGCGGCCCCCCGCACTACGCTGACCGCCGCTGGCTGCCCAATGGCGATCTGGTGACCGATTACCTCACCGCCATCATGCCGGCCGATGCTCCGGCACCGCAGGAGTATGCATCGCTCGAGATCGATCCGCAGTTCTGGGTCATCGCCGCCGATCTGGAGCGCCGGGCTGCACGAAAGGGCGCTGCGGTGGTGTACTCCTTCGCGCCTTTGGCGGAACGCGCTTACCATCCCGATGACATGGAGCGCCTCACCCGGGAGCTGGCGGTGCACGGCCACCGCGTGGTGGGCCGCGCCGCCGACCACGTCTATGCCGATTCCTTGTTCTTCGACAGCTGGCACCACCTGCGCGCCCCGGGTCGGCGATTGCGAACGGAGCGCCTGATAGAGGAGGTCTGCACCGCCCGGCCGGGCGAATGCTGCGACCTTAGCCGGCCACGGGAGTGAGGCGAGCGGGGGCGATGGGCCGTGTGATCACTCCTTCTCCGGCACGAGCACGAAGATGTCCTCGTTGTCGCGCTTCATCAGGTAGCGCTCGCGGGCGAACTTCTCCAGAAGCTCATCGTCGTTGGCGATCTCGGCCAGCTGCTCCTTGGTGCGCGCGATCTCCTGGGCGTACCATTCGCTCTGCTCCGCCATCCGGCCCAGTTCGCGGTGGTTCTTCCAGGTGGTCCACAGGTCGTTGTCCGAGAACACCGATATCCAGGCCGCCAGCACCAGCACGGCCAAGCCGTACCGATTGCGCAGGCGCTTGGGGATGCGGTTGAGCAGGCGGTTCACGGTGCGAAGGAAGGCCCTCCTTCACGGGTAACGCCGCAGGGGGGCGGCCCCGTATTCCACGATCGATCGTGAAGGGCCCTGAGCGACAGCCGGTTGTTCATAGCGCAACGGCGTTGGCGCAACCGGAGGCCCGGCATTGGGTTTCCTTCGCTGGCCCACGGCCGGCTCCGCATGTCCCCCTCGCTCGTCCTCAGCGTCATCCTGGCCTACTTCGGGCTGCTGTACCTCATCTCGGTGGTCACCTCGCGCGGCGCGGGGAACAGCGCGTTCTTCCTCGGAGAGCGGCGGTCGCCCTGGTACGTGGTGGCCTTCGGTATGATCGGGGCGTCCCTCAGCGGGGTCACCTTCATCAGCGTGCCGGGCATGGTGGGGCAGAACCAGTTCAGCTATCTCCAGATGGTGCTGGGCTACCTGCCCGGCTATGCAGTGATCGCCTTCGTGCTGATGCCGTTGTACTATCGCCTCGGGCTCACCAGCATCTACGGCTACCTGGGGCAGCGGTTCGGACGGAGCAGCTACCTCACCGGTGCATGGTTCTTCCTGCTCAGCCGCAGCGTGGGCTCGGCCGCCCGCCTTTACCTGGTGGCCGAGGTGCTGCAGTACCTGCTGTTCGACGCCTGGGGCGTGCCATTCCTGGCCACGGTGGTCATCACCATCGCGCTCATCTGGCTCTACACGCATCGCGGCGGCATGCGTACCATCATCTGGACGGACACGCTGCAGACCGCATTCATGCTGCTGGCGGTGGGCCTTACCGTGGTGCTGCTGGGCGAGCGCATGGGCTGGGGCATCGGGGAGACCATCGCCCAGGTCAAGGCCAGCCCGCTCAGCCGTGTGTTCTTCTTCGATGACCCGAAACCCGGCACCTACTTCTGGAAGCAGTTCCTCGGCGGCATGTTCATCGCCATCGCCATGACCGGGCTCGACCAGGACATGATGCAGAAGAACCTCAGCTGTCGGAGCATCGGCGAGGCGCAAAAGAACATGGTGAGCTTCAGCCTGGTGCTCGTCGGCGTCAACCTCGTGTTCCTCGCGCTCGGCGCACTGCTGTTCCTCTACGTGGAGCGCACCGGTATCGCGCTGCCACCGAAGGCCGACCAGCTCTACCCCATGCTCGCCGTGCAGGGAGGGCTGCCCATCCTGGTGGGCCTGCTCTTCCTCCTCGGCCTCATCGCTGCGGCCTATTCCAGCGCGGACAGCGCCCTAACGGCGCTCACCACCAGCGTCTGCGTGGATGTGCTGGGCATCGACCGCAGGCCCGAGGGCGAGCGGGAGCCGCTGCGCAAGCGCGTGCACGTGCTCATGAGCGTCCTCATGGTGGTGCTCATCCTCCTCTTCAAGGCGCTCAACGATGATAGCATCATCAAGACCGTGTTCAAGGTCGCTGGCTACACCTATGGGCCGTTGCTGGGGCTCTTCGCTTATGGCATGCTCATCAGCGGGGCTGTTCGCGACCGCTGGGTGCCGCTGGTGGCCCTGCTCTCGCCGGTGATCACCTACCTGATCGACCGGTACTCAACGGTCCTGTTCGCTGGCTACTCCTTCGGGTTCGAGCTGCTGCTGCTGAACGGAGCGCTCACCTTCGCCGGGCTGCTGCTGCTGCGCGTGTCCGGCGCCGCTGCAGCGCCTTCCCGCAGCTGAGGCCGGCGGCCCTTTCGCGCCCGCCACCCAACCGCAGCGCCGCGATGCCCGTGTATGGGATTGGCAGCGGATGTCCCGCTGCGGTAAAACCCCGATCATCATGCGGATCTCACGGAAAGTGTTGCTCGTGCTCGGCGCCTTCCTCCTGGTGGTGTCGTGCAGGAAAGAGGAGGAAACCGCCGGCGTTCCGGCAGCAGTGCCTGCAGCGAGCGCCAACCCGCTGCACGCCTATTTCAACAAGCGCGTGGCGGCGGCGCGCCAGAACTTCAATGTGAATGCCTCCGTTGGCGGTACCATCACGGGCAACGACGGTTGCCGGGTCACCTTCGCGCCGCAGGCCTTCCGCACGGCAGCGGGTGCGATGGTCAACGGCACGGTGCAGGTCGAGCTGGTGGAGGTGCTCGACTACCGCACCATGATCCGGCTCAACAAGCAGACGGTGGGCAGGATGGGGAACGAGCGCCGCATGCTGGGCA
Protein-coding regions in this window:
- a CDS encoding peptidylprolyl isomerase, with the translated sequence MRITKNSVVSFHYTLNDSEGKLLDTSAGRDAFAYLHGGGMIVPGLEEQLEGKAKGDSMRVEVEPAKGYGEVDPQLVQRVPLDRFGGQPVEEGMQFQTPDNRVWSVLEVKDDQVVLNGNHPLAGVTLHFSVEVTDVREATADEISHGHVHGPGGHQH
- a CDS encoding Rrf2 family transcriptional regulator translates to MRIKGAVTNGSRAWPPPSTFAAVFSKACEYAFRAMVLIAAGSADGGRLTVQDVAKGTGTPPAFAAKILQKLARARLLHSLKGPGGGYELGPALARKVKLSDIVKAIDDDSVYKGCALGLKECSNRNPCPLHDRFIAVREDLQRMLEGTSIQDLTEGFDPRKPLRLR
- a CDS encoding MBOAT family O-acyltransferase; amino-acid sequence: MLFNSFAFGVFLPAAFALYWWVFRGIRAQNAFILAASWLFYAWWDWRFLGLLIVSTAADYGIGLRIGATDDNRRRRWWLWASIAINIGLLGCFKYLGFFVNSAAELLRALGFEPHLPVLRIVLPVGISFYTFQTLSYTIDIHRRQLAPTRDFIAFAGFVSFFPQLVAGPIERARDLLPQFHRPRAFDRADAADGLRQMLWGFFKKIAVADQLGAMADVVFTLDPRTASGVTLFFGALAFSFQIYADFSGYSDIAIGCARLFGFRLSRNFAYPYFSRSIGEFWRRWHISLSSWLRDYVYLPLGGWRGKAGRLRNILITFGTSGLWHGAAWTFVGWGLLHGLYYLPEVLAGRRERPSEAPTWRDLPRMVPVFGLVMAAWVLFRAQSIELAGSHLYRIFANARLRPYDIVPWITAGVWWLVALMLAAEWRSRRDAHALERMPRTMAVRWLIYVVLILVILLRMELYAEHAFIYFRF
- a CDS encoding septum formation initiator family protein, yielding MNRLLNRIPKRLRNRYGLAVLVLAAWISVFSDNDLWTTWKNHRELGRMAEQSEWYAQEIARTKEQLAEIANDDELLEKFARERYLMKRDNEDIFVLVPEKE
- a CDS encoding multicopper oxidase domain-containing protein; protein product: MRQLAIACLLFPALVLGQGMQPMAVPPVLMLDTFHLVVDEHAHQFYPGITTSTYGASAEYLGPTLILQQGDTARIAIHNQLAQVTSMHWHGMHVPGEMDGGPQRIIAPGESWMAEFPVKNPAATYWYHPHPHELTAEQANFGVAGFIIVRDEEEAQLALPRAYGVDDFPVVIQDRKFLANGDFAFYPFGDSVLVNGTPNAYLECPAQVVRLRLLNGSNARIYALGFDDGRPFQVIAGDGGLLPAPEVTDRLWLSNGERAEVLLDLTGLEGDSLLLMSYGNELPSTVPGSGNMVWESSILNGVAFPVLRIRVTAPTPDPVTVVPATLVAHPVPDEATSIRTRTKTLTGMGMVGMGMFMINGLMFDLDVVNDTMQLGSTEVWHIVNNSNMAHPMHIHGVSFFILERNGQPPAPWDRGPKDVVLVDRFEDVKLIMRFGEATEGWPFMYHCHNLLHEDNMMMLQFIVVDPSMGLDADHLPRAMVAPMPTLGAVHYRADHPVERIIVRDATGRVLLTQPGSWAMEGMVDLSAMPAGMLWMELVGAKHRSRARVIKQ
- a CDS encoding sodium:solute symporter, with the protein product MSPSLVLSVILAYFGLLYLISVVTSRGAGNSAFFLGERRSPWYVVAFGMIGASLSGVTFISVPGMVGQNQFSYLQMVLGYLPGYAVIAFVLMPLYYRLGLTSIYGYLGQRFGRSSYLTGAWFFLLSRSVGSAARLYLVAEVLQYLLFDAWGVPFLATVVITIALIWLYTHRGGMRTIIWTDTLQTAFMLLAVGLTVVLLGERMGWGIGETIAQVKASPLSRVFFFDDPKPGTYFWKQFLGGMFIAIAMTGLDQDMMQKNLSCRSIGEAQKNMVSFSLVLVGVNLVFLALGALLFLYVERTGIALPPKADQLYPMLAVQGGLPILVGLLFLLGLIAAAYSSADSALTALTTSVCVDVLGIDRRPEGEREPLRKRVHVLMSVLMVVLILLFKALNDDSIIKTVFKVAGYTYGPLLGLFAYGMLISGAVRDRWVPLVALLSPVITYLIDRYSTVLFAGYSFGFELLLLNGALTFAGLLLLRVSGAAAAPSRS